The Mastomys coucha isolate ucsf_1 unplaced genomic scaffold, UCSF_Mcou_1 pScaffold4, whole genome shotgun sequence genome has a segment encoding these proteins:
- the LOC116076469 gene encoding polypeptide N-acetylgalactosaminyltransferase 4: MAVRWTWAGKSCLLLALLTLAYILVEFSVSTLYASPGASSARELGPRRLPDTETREEDLSQPLYIKPPADSHALGEWGRASKLQLNEGELKQQEELIERYAINIYLSDRISLHRHIEDKRMYECKAKKFHYRSLPTTSVIIAFYNEAWSTLLRTIHSVLETSPAVLLKEIILVDDLSDRIYLKGQLETYISNLERVRLIRTNKREGLVRARLIGATFATGDVLTFLDCHCECNTGWLEPLLERISNDETAIVCPVIDTIDWNTFEFYMQTGEPMIGGFDWRLTFQWHSVPKHERDRRTSRIDPIRSPTMAGGLFAVSKKYFQYLGTYDTGMEVWGGENLELSFRVWQCGGKLEIHPCSHVGHVFPKRAPYARPNFLQNTARAAEVWMDEYKEHFYNRNPPARKEAYGDISERKLLRERLKCKSFDWYLKNVFSNLHVPEDRPGWHGAIRSMGISSECLDYNAPDNNPTGANLSLFGCHGQGGNQFFEYTSNKEIRFNSVTELCAEVPQQKDYVGMQNCPKDGLPVPVNIIWHFKEDGTIFHPHTRLCLSAYRTADGRPSVQMKTCNALDKNQLWRFER, translated from the coding sequence ATGGCTGTGAGGTGGACCTGGGCAGGCAAGAGCTGCCTGCTACTGGCGCTTTTAACACTGGCTTATATTCTGGTGGAGTTTTCAGTCTCCACTTTGTATGCCTCTCCAGGAGCCAGCAGTGCCAGGGAGCTGGGGCCAAGGCGGCTTCCAGATACTGAGACAAGGGAAGAGGATTTGTCCCAGCCTCTTTATATTAAGCCCCCCGCAGATTCCCATGCTCTCGGGGAATGGGGGAGAGCAAGCAAACTCCAGCTCAACGAGGGTGAACTGAAACAGCAAGAAGAACTCATTGAGAGATATGCCATCAACATTTACCTCAGTGACAGGATCTCCCTGCACCGCCACATAGAGGATAAAAGAATGTATGAGTGTAAAGCCAAGAAGTTCCACTACAGGTCGCTCCCCACCACCTCCGTTATCATCGCCTTCTATAACGAAGCCTGGTCTACTCTGCTTCGAACCATTCACAGTGTTTTAGAAACTTCTCCAGCTGTGCTTTTAAAGGAGATCATCTTGGTGGATGACTTGAGTGATAGAATTTATTTGAAGGGGCAACTTGAAACTTACATCAGCAACCTGGAGAGAGTTCGCTTGATTAGAACCAATAAGAGAGAGGGGCTGGTCCGGGCCCGTCTGATTGGAGCCACTTTTGCCACCGGGGATGTCCTCACTTTCCTGGATTGTCACTGTGAGTGTAACACTGGTTGGTTGGAACCACTTTTGGAAAGGATCAGTAACGATGAAACAGCCATTGTATGTCCTGTTATTGACACTATTGACTGGAATACTTTCGAATTCTACATGCAGACCGGGGAGCCCATGATTGGTGGTTTTGATTGGCGTTTGACCTTCCAGTGGCATTCTGTCCCCAAACATGAAAGGGACAGGCGGACATCAAGAATTGACCCCATCAGGTCACCCACCATGGCAGGAGGACTGTTTGCTGTCAGCAAGAAGTATTTCCAGTACCTGGGGACATATGACACCGGCATGGAAGTCTGGGGAGGTGAAAACCTTGAGCTGTCTTTCAGGGTTTGGCAGTGCGGTGGCAAGCTGGAGATCCATCCATGCTCTCATGTGGGCCACGTGTTTCCCAAGCGAGCACCCTATGCTCGCCCCAACTTCCTACAGAATACTGCCAGGGCAGCTGAAGTATGGATGGATGAATACAAAGAGCATTTCTATAACCGAAACCCTCCAGCTCGGAAAGAGGCCTATGGCGATATTTCTGAAAGGAAGTTACTGAGGGAACGGCTGAAATGTAAGAGCTTTGACTGGTATTTGAAAAATGTGTTCTCTAACCTACATGTCCCTGAGGATAGACCTGGCTGGCACGGAGCGATCCGCAGTATGGGCATCTCTTCTGAGTGCTTAGATTATAATGCTCCCGACAACAACCCTACAGGTGCTAACCTTTCGTTGTTCGGATGCCACGGTCAAGGAGGCAATCAGTTCTTTGAATATACTTCAAACAAAGAAATCAGATTTAATTCTGTGACTGAATTATGTGCTGAGGTCCCCCAGCAAAAGGATTATGTAGGGATGCAAAACTGCCCCAAAGATGGGCTCCCTGTTCCAGTGAACATCATTTGGCATTTTAAAGAAGACGGAACGATTTTCCACCCTCACACAAGACTGTGTCTTAGTGCTTACCGGACAGCTGATGGCCGACCTAGTGTCCAGATGAAAACTTGTAATGCCCTTGATAAGAACCAGCTCTGGAGGTTTGAgagatga